The following proteins come from a genomic window of Nycticebus coucang isolate mNycCou1 chromosome 11, mNycCou1.pri, whole genome shotgun sequence:
- the LOC128560151 gene encoding TRPM8 channel-associated factor 2-like, translating to MATSPASAFKALMDGVTSWNVPKDIIPSELLLIGQAAFPVMVNDKGQVLIAGSFYGKGRLVVLPHEDYLQYAGLVPFLLNAVRWLCRSPEAPVRVHPSLAPLVNILQDSKVEAQSGPEPEEGPGVYCTGAYDDIKTVQLIRFMKRGGGLLIGGQASSWAGKHGHDKVLSMFPGNQVTGVTGVYFTDIYGDRGQFNVSEKVPTIPLHVR from the coding sequence ATGGCCACAAGCCCTGCTTCTGCTTTCAAGGCCCTCATGGATGGAGTGACAAGCTGGAATGTCCCCAAAGACATCATTCCCAGCGAACTCCTTCTTATTGGACAGGCTGCCTTCCCAGTGATGGTGAATGACAAGGGCCAGGTGCTCATTGCTGGGTCTTTCTATGGCAAGGGGCGTCTGGTGGTCTTGCCCCATGAGGACTACCTGCAATACGCTGGCCTGGTTCCATTTCTTCTCAATGCTGTGCGCTGGCTGTGCCGCTCCCCTGAGGCTCCTGTTAGAGTCCACCCATCCCTGGCACCCCTTGTGAACATCCTGCAGGACTCCAAGGTTGAGGCCCAGAGTGGGCCAGAACCAGAAGAGGGCCCAGGGGTTTACTGTACTGGTGCCTATGATGACATCAAGACTGTGCAGCTGATCCGGTTTATGAAACGTGGAGGTGGCTTACTCATTGGGGGCCAAGCCTCTTCTTGGGCTGGCAAGCACGGCCATGACAAGGTGCTGTCCATGTTCCCTGGAAACCAGGTGACAGGTGTCACTGGGGTGTACTTCACCGACATCTATGGAGACAGAGGCCAGTTCAATGTCTCTGAGAAAGTGCCCACAATCCCGCTCCATGTCAGGTGA